In one Desulfoferula mesophila genomic region, the following are encoded:
- the hypF gene encoding carbamoyltransferase HypF, with protein MKQGRARNQARVRGVVQGVGFRPFIYNLARGLGLTGWVENTGAGVELAVQGSAAAVEEFFARLVSQAPPLAAIHGVERGEASLEPGECEFSIRASRPGRRSTLISPDVAVCEACLAEMNDPSDRRHGYAFINCTHCGPRYTIIKDLPYDRPQTTMASFTLCPVCQAEYDDPGDRRFHAQPNACPECGPRLWLADAAGVELDEPEPVAAAARALAQGNVLAIKGLGGFHLAVDAKNPAAVQRLRGRKHREEKPLAVMVPDLAAAQGLAGLDEESALALASRERPIVLASLRPEAGLAPAVAPGNRLLGLMLPYTPLHHLLLAEAARLGLEALVMTSGNISDEPICLDNDEAVCRLGAQAPRGAIADLMLLYDRDIHLRSDDSVVRVVDGALRQVRRSRGFVPSPLVLRPGLVPAGCPPILAVGGHQKNTLCLLREREAFLSQHVGDLDDMRTLEFFELTADHLSRILEASPQVIACDLHPDYLSSQWAARQGLPLVRVQHHHAHAVAVMAEHGLEGRVLGLCLDGTGYGDDGTVWGGELLAASLAGYRRLGRLRTFALPGGEAAVKEPWRVGLALLLEVLGPEDTAKLDIPLLRAHGDKLGLVGRMTAQGINTPRASSLGRLFDGVAALCGLRWEVAYEGQAAVELEQAMEGPSNEGYPLALREHDGLLELDWGPMVEAIVSDALAGATPERVSARFHAGLLAGLAAWVAAGASLAGLRRVCLGGGCFMNATLLGGLPPLLRSAGLEPYSAAQAPSNDGGLSLGQAVIAANARGAGRQGGDVASLRSEEDPA; from the coding sequence TTGAAGCAGGGGAGGGCACGCAACCAAGCCCGAGTGCGGGGGGTGGTGCAGGGAGTGGGCTTCCGCCCCTTTATCTACAACCTGGCCCGCGGCCTGGGTCTCACCGGCTGGGTGGAAAACACCGGCGCCGGGGTGGAGTTGGCCGTGCAGGGCAGCGCGGCGGCGGTGGAGGAGTTTTTCGCCCGCCTGGTCTCCCAGGCCCCGCCCCTGGCCGCCATCCACGGGGTGGAGCGCGGGGAGGCCTCCCTGGAGCCCGGCGAGTGCGAGTTCAGCATCCGGGCTTCCCGGCCGGGCCGGCGCAGCACCCTGATCAGCCCCGACGTGGCGGTGTGCGAGGCCTGCCTGGCCGAGATGAACGACCCAAGCGACCGCCGCCACGGCTACGCCTTTATCAACTGCACCCATTGCGGTCCCCGCTACACCATCATTAAGGACCTGCCCTACGACCGGCCCCAGACCACCATGGCCTCCTTCACCCTGTGTCCCGTCTGCCAGGCGGAATACGATGACCCCGGCGACCGGCGCTTCCACGCCCAGCCCAACGCCTGCCCGGAGTGCGGCCCCCGCCTGTGGCTGGCCGATGCCGCCGGAGTGGAACTGGACGAGCCCGAGCCGGTGGCCGCGGCGGCCCGGGCCCTGGCCCAGGGCAATGTGCTGGCCATCAAGGGTCTGGGCGGCTTTCACCTGGCCGTGGACGCCAAGAACCCGGCGGCGGTGCAGCGTCTGAGGGGCCGCAAGCACCGCGAGGAGAAGCCCTTGGCGGTGATGGTCCCAGATCTGGCCGCGGCCCAGGGCCTGGCCGGGTTGGACGAAGAGAGCGCCCTGGCCCTGGCCAGCCGGGAGCGGCCTATCGTGCTGGCCTCGCTGCGCCCGGAGGCCGGGTTGGCCCCGGCGGTGGCGCCGGGCAACCGCCTGTTGGGCCTGATGCTGCCCTACACCCCGCTGCACCATTTGCTGCTGGCCGAGGCGGCGCGCCTGGGCCTGGAAGCCCTGGTGATGACCAGCGGCAACATCAGCGACGAGCCCATCTGCCTGGACAACGACGAGGCGGTTTGCCGCCTGGGGGCCCAGGCCCCGCGCGGGGCCATCGCCGATCTGATGCTGTTGTACGATCGCGACATCCACCTGCGTAGCGACGACTCGGTGGTGCGGGTGGTGGACGGGGCCCTGCGCCAGGTGCGCCGCTCGCGGGGCTTCGTACCCTCGCCGCTCGTCCTGCGGCCCGGTTTGGTCCCCGCGGGCTGCCCGCCTATCTTGGCCGTGGGCGGCCACCAGAAAAACACCCTATGCCTGCTGCGGGAGCGCGAGGCCTTCCTCAGCCAGCACGTGGGCGATCTGGACGATATGCGTACCCTGGAGTTTTTCGAGCTCACCGCCGATCATCTGAGCCGCATCCTGGAGGCCTCGCCTCAGGTCATCGCCTGCGACCTACACCCCGACTATCTCTCCAGCCAATGGGCCGCCCGCCAAGGCCTGCCCCTGGTCCGGGTGCAACACCACCACGCCCACGCGGTGGCGGTGATGGCCGAGCACGGCTTGGAGGGCCGGGTGCTGGGTCTCTGCCTGGACGGCACCGGCTATGGCGACGACGGCACGGTGTGGGGAGGCGAGCTGCTGGCGGCTTCCCTGGCGGGCTACCGCCGCCTGGGCCGGTTGCGCACCTTTGCCCTGCCCGGCGGCGAGGCGGCGGTCAAGGAGCCCTGGCGGGTGGGCCTGGCCCTGCTGCTGGAGGTTCTGGGGCCGGAGGATACGGCCAAGCTGGATATTCCCCTGCTGCGGGCCCACGGGGACAAGCTGGGCCTGGTGGGCCGGATGACGGCCCAAGGGATCAACACCCCGCGCGCTTCCAGCCTGGGGCGGCTCTTCGACGGAGTGGCCGCCCTGTGCGGCCTGCGCTGGGAGGTGGCCTACGAAGGCCAGGCCGCGGTGGAGCTTGAGCAGGCCATGGAAGGCCCATCCAATGAGGGCTACCCCCTGGCCTTGCGCGAGCACGACGGCCTGCTGGAGCTGGACTGGGGCCCGATGGTGGAGGCAATCGTGAGCGACGCGCTGGCCGGGGCCACGCCGGAGCGGGTGAGCGCCCGCTTCCATGCCGGGCTCCTGGCCGGGCTGGCCGCCTGGGTGGCGGCCGGGGCCTCGCTCGCGGGGCTCAGGCGGGTGTGCCTGGGCGGGGGCTGTTTCATGAACGCCACCCTGTTGGGCGGCCTGCCGCCGCTGCTGCGCTCCGCCGGGCTGGAGCCCTACAGCGCGGCCCAGGCTCCCAGCAACGACGGCGGTCTGAGCCTGGGCCAGGCCGTGATCGCGGCCAACGCCCGGGGGGCGGGCCGGCAGGGCGGCGATGTCGCCAGCTTGCGCAGCGAGGAGGACCCGGCGTGA
- the hypB gene encoding hydrogenase nickel incorporation protein HypB translates to MAEIEVGRNILEANQNMADKFRQRFAAQGLKVLNLISSPGAGKTSILERTLTRLEGRIRCAVIEGDIQTDEDARRVAACGVPAVQIQTQGACHLDGPMIAEALEALDLSQLDLLIIENVGNLVCPVDFDLGEDMKVAVLSVTEGDDKPAKYPALFRAAGVLLVNKIDLLPYIDCDLQRIHDTCRALNPKQKVFDISCRTGEGLREWVGWLESWVKG, encoded by the coding sequence ATGGCCGAGATAGAGGTGGGGCGTAACATCCTGGAAGCCAACCAGAACATGGCCGACAAGTTCCGGCAGCGTTTTGCCGCCCAGGGGCTCAAGGTTCTCAATCTGATCTCCAGTCCCGGCGCGGGCAAGACCAGCATCCTGGAGCGCACCCTCACCCGCCTGGAGGGGCGTATCAGGTGCGCGGTGATCGAGGGCGACATCCAGACCGACGAGGACGCCCGGCGGGTGGCCGCTTGCGGGGTGCCCGCGGTGCAGATCCAGACCCAGGGGGCCTGCCATCTGGACGGCCCCATGATCGCCGAGGCCCTGGAGGCCCTGGACCTGAGCCAGTTGGATCTGCTGATCATCGAGAACGTGGGCAACCTGGTGTGCCCGGTGGATTTCGACCTGGGCGAGGACATGAAGGTGGCGGTGCTCTCGGTGACTGAGGGCGACGACAAGCCCGCCAAGTATCCCGCCTTGTTTCGGGCGGCCGGGGTGCTGCTGGTCAACAAGATCGACCTGCTGCCATACATCGATTGCGATCTGCAGCGCATCCACGACACCTGCCGGGCGCTCAACCCAAAGCAGAAGGTGTTCGACATCTCCTGCCGCACCGGCGAGGGGCTGCGGGAGTGGGTGGGCTGGCTGGAGAGCTGGGTCAAGGGGTAG
- the hypA gene encoding hydrogenase maturation nickel metallochaperone HypA — MHELSIAQSLLGIVLQEASRHGVGRVTKVAVKIGSLAGVVPSSLTFSFDLIKEGTAASEAVLDIERVPAMGICHACGEQMDMSELVAACPACGSRDIELCSGQELYVDHIEAE; from the coding sequence GTGCACGAACTATCCATCGCCCAATCGCTGCTGGGCATCGTCTTACAGGAGGCCTCCCGCCACGGGGTGGGTCGGGTGACCAAGGTGGCGGTGAAGATCGGGTCCCTAGCCGGGGTGGTGCCCAGTTCCCTTACCTTCAGTTTCGACCTAATCAAGGAAGGCACCGCGGCCTCCGAGGCCGTGCTGGATATCGAGCGGGTGCCGGCCATGGGGATCTGCCACGCCTGCGGGGAGCAAATGGACATGAGCGAGCTGGTAGCGGCCTGCCCGGCCTGCGGCTCCCGGGACATCGAGCTCTGTTCCGGCCAAGAGCTATACGTTGATCACATCGAGGCGGAGTAG
- a CDS encoding penicillin-binding protein 1A, with protein MPSSQTKPTGRRMGWLGRILIWGAGLTLVLAILAAGAAVVGWFYITDNLPRVESLTDYRPPTVTRVIAADGSLMAQYYHQRRFLVPINQVPRQVILAFVAAEDGNFFKHQGIDLLGILRAAIANIQAGRVVQGASTISQQVAQALLHTPAKVWVAKLKEMVFAWKMEKTLSKEEILYIYLNEIYLGHGAYGVEAAARTYFGKPANELDIAEAALLAGLVQAPSRYSPLRHPRRARTRQVYVIGRMAEEGFITKEQARAAMDQPMDVELHSPRTVMAPYYEEAVRQWLEERYGSKLLYEGGLTVHTACDPAMTAAAKAAIAAGLAELTHRQGYFGPLKRLSPEALAQARSRPVGPGEVAPGARQEAVVTAVDRGKQRAELRLGAARGYIGFDQVKWAHPPVKDLSAPTPRVKSIEEVFAPGDVVLVRPEKYSANTQSWSLELVQEPVSQAALLALENHTGRVRVMIGGSNFDKSQYNRALQARRQPGSAFKPLIYAAALDHPTKVYTASTQILDAPITYDDPVKPGEKWRPKNYSSRFYGPTTVRQALAHSRNVVTVKLLSELGISYVINYARRLGITSELYPNLSLALGTSGLSLLELTLAYGVFDDQGILMDPVFVERVNDRNGVEIYQSAPQKRQVISPATAYLVTHLLQGVIQEGTGRSMLVLKRPLAGKTGTTNDLRDAWFMGYSPQLICGVWVGQDDNSPLGKRETGARAAGPIWREFMGQALKDQPAEDFPVPEGVVFARVDRNTGVPIAAGGKGGFFESFKQGREPAPGEDSGGGQSEKPQDFLQSESFGAAPVAPAVPGATQRPQALPAPGH; from the coding sequence TTGCCATCTTCGCAGACAAAACCAACCGGTCGCCGCATGGGTTGGCTGGGGCGCATCCTTATATGGGGCGCCGGCCTTACCCTGGTGCTGGCCATCCTGGCCGCCGGGGCCGCGGTGGTGGGCTGGTTCTATATCACCGACAATCTACCCCGGGTGGAAAGCCTCACCGATTATCGTCCGCCCACGGTGACCCGGGTCATCGCCGCCGACGGCAGCCTCATGGCCCAATATTATCACCAGCGCCGCTTCCTGGTGCCCATCAACCAGGTGCCCCGCCAGGTCATCCTGGCCTTCGTGGCCGCGGAAGACGGCAACTTTTTCAAACACCAAGGCATCGACCTGCTGGGCATCTTGCGTGCCGCCATAGCCAACATTCAGGCCGGGCGGGTGGTGCAGGGGGCCAGCACCATCAGCCAGCAGGTAGCCCAGGCTCTGTTGCACACCCCGGCCAAGGTATGGGTGGCCAAGCTCAAGGAGATGGTCTTCGCCTGGAAGATGGAGAAGACCCTCAGCAAAGAAGAGATCCTCTACATATATCTCAACGAGATTTACCTGGGCCATGGGGCCTACGGGGTGGAGGCGGCGGCGCGCACCTACTTCGGCAAACCGGCCAATGAGTTGGACATTGCCGAGGCGGCGCTGTTGGCCGGGCTGGTGCAGGCCCCCAGCCGCTACAGCCCCCTGCGCCACCCCCGCCGGGCCCGCACCCGCCAGGTGTACGTGATCGGGCGCATGGCCGAGGAGGGCTTCATCACCAAGGAGCAGGCCCGGGCCGCCATGGACCAGCCGATGGACGTGGAGTTGCACTCTCCCCGGACGGTGATGGCCCCCTATTACGAAGAGGCCGTGCGCCAATGGCTGGAAGAGCGCTACGGCAGCAAGCTCCTGTACGAGGGCGGGCTGACCGTCCACACCGCCTGCGACCCCGCCATGACCGCCGCCGCCAAGGCGGCCATCGCCGCGGGGCTGGCCGAGCTTACCCACCGCCAAGGCTATTTCGGACCCCTCAAGCGCCTGAGCCCCGAAGCGTTGGCCCAGGCGCGCTCCCGGCCCGTGGGGCCGGGCGAGGTGGCGCCGGGAGCCAGACAGGAAGCGGTGGTCACGGCGGTGGACCGGGGTAAGCAGCGAGCCGAGCTGCGCCTGGGAGCGGCCAGGGGCTACATCGGCTTCGACCAGGTCAAGTGGGCTCATCCACCGGTAAAGGACCTGAGCGCCCCCACCCCCCGGGTAAAGAGCATAGAGGAGGTGTTCGCTCCGGGCGACGTGGTGCTGGTGCGCCCGGAAAAATACTCGGCCAACACCCAATCCTGGAGCCTGGAGCTGGTGCAGGAGCCGGTGTCCCAGGCCGCCCTGCTGGCCCTGGAAAACCACACCGGCCGGGTGCGGGTGATGATCGGCGGCTCCAATTTCGACAAAAGCCAGTACAACCGCGCGCTACAGGCCCGCCGCCAACCGGGCAGCGCCTTCAAGCCCCTTATCTATGCCGCGGCCCTGGATCACCCCACCAAGGTCTACACCGCCTCCACCCAGATTTTGGATGCGCCCATCACCTATGACGACCCCGTGAAGCCCGGGGAAAAGTGGCGGCCCAAGAACTACAGCAGCCGCTTTTACGGGCCGACCACGGTGCGCCAGGCCCTGGCCCACTCGCGCAACGTGGTCACGGTGAAGCTTTTGAGCGAATTGGGCATCAGCTATGTGATCAATTACGCCCGCCGCTTGGGCATAACCAGCGAGCTCTACCCCAACCTGTCCCTGGCCCTGGGCACCAGCGGGCTGAGCCTGTTGGAACTCACCCTGGCCTACGGGGTGTTCGACGATCAGGGCATCCTCATGGACCCGGTGTTCGTGGAAAGGGTCAACGACCGCAACGGCGTGGAGATCTACCAATCCGCCCCCCAGAAACGCCAGGTCATCTCCCCGGCCACCGCCTATCTGGTCACCCACCTTTTGCAGGGGGTGATCCAAGAGGGCACCGGCCGCAGCATGCTGGTGCTCAAGCGGCCCCTGGCCGGCAAGACCGGCACCACCAACGACCTGCGCGACGCCTGGTTCATGGGCTACAGCCCCCAGCTAATATGTGGGGTGTGGGTGGGCCAGGACGACAACTCGCCCCTGGGCAAGCGCGAAACCGGGGCCAGGGCCGCCGGCCCCATCTGGCGGGAGTTCATGGGCCAAGCCCTGAAAGACCAACCGGCCGAAGACTTCCCGGTGCCCGAGGGAGTGGTGTTCGCCAGGGTGGACCGCAACACCGGGGTGCCCATCGCCGCCGGCGGCAAGGGCGGATTCTTCGAGTCCTTCAAGCAGGGACGGGAGCCGGCCCCCGGCGAGGATAGCGGCGGCGGCCAGAGCGAAAAGCCCCAGGATTTTCTGCAGAGCGAGTCCTTCGGCGCGGCGCCTGTCGCCCCTGCGGTCCCCGGCGCCAC
- the hypD gene encoding hydrogenase formation protein HypD: MKHVDEYRDPALAQELAARIRRLSRTPARFMELCGTHTMALARHGLHAMLPPTVSMVSGPGCPVCVTATEEIDRAVKLARTPGVVVATFGDLVRVPGSRGSLAAQRAGGAAVEVVYSPLDAVSLAAKRPEAQVVFLGIGFETTAPTVAAAILTAEQQGLKNFSVLSAHKLLPPALGALLSGPDLGLGGFLCPGHVTTVIGTACYEPVARERGLPCVVAGFEPVDVLASILMLVKQVEEGRSEVEIQYQRAVSPQGNPAAVALMDRFFEPVDAPWRGLGVIAASGLALRPEHAKWDAARRFDLEVPPAQDHPGCRCGEVLRGMLTPPECKLFATACTPSSPVGPCMVSSEGTCAAWYRYRREE; encoded by the coding sequence GTGAAGCACGTGGACGAATACCGCGACCCGGCCCTGGCCCAGGAACTGGCCGCCCGGATAAGGCGCCTGAGCCGCACCCCGGCCCGCTTCATGGAACTGTGCGGCACCCACACCATGGCCCTGGCCCGCCACGGCCTGCACGCCATGCTGCCCCCCACGGTGAGCATGGTCTCCGGCCCGGGCTGCCCGGTGTGCGTAACCGCCACCGAGGAGATAGACCGGGCCGTCAAGCTGGCCCGGACGCCGGGAGTGGTGGTGGCCACCTTCGGCGATCTGGTGCGGGTGCCGGGCAGCCGGGGCTCCCTGGCCGCCCAGCGGGCCGGGGGCGCGGCGGTGGAGGTGGTGTACTCGCCCCTGGACGCGGTTAGCCTGGCCGCCAAGCGCCCCGAGGCGCAGGTGGTGTTTCTGGGCATCGGCTTTGAGACCACCGCCCCCACCGTGGCCGCCGCCATCCTTACCGCCGAGCAGCAGGGGCTCAAAAACTTCAGCGTGCTCAGCGCCCACAAGCTCTTGCCCCCGGCCCTGGGCGCGCTGCTATCCGGCCCGGACCTGGGGCTGGGCGGCTTCCTGTGTCCCGGCCACGTGACCACGGTGATCGGCACGGCCTGCTATGAGCCGGTGGCCCGTGAACGCGGCCTGCCCTGCGTGGTGGCGGGCTTCGAGCCGGTGGACGTGCTGGCCTCCATCCTCATGCTGGTCAAGCAGGTGGAAGAGGGACGCAGCGAGGTGGAGATCCAGTACCAGCGGGCGGTGAGCCCCCAGGGCAACCCGGCGGCCGTGGCCCTGATGGATCGTTTCTTCGAGCCGGTGGACGCGCCCTGGCGGGGACTGGGGGTCATTGCTGCCAGCGGCCTGGCCCTGCGGCCGGAGCACGCCAAGTGGGACGCGGCCCGGCGTTTCGATCTGGAGGTGCCGCCCGCCCAGGACCATCCCGGCTGCCGCTGCGGCGAGGTGTTGCGCGGTATGCTGACCCCGCCGGAGTGTAAGCTCTTCGCCACGGCCTGCACCCCCTCCAGCCCGGTGGGGCCCTGCATGGTTTCCAGCGAGGGCACCTGCGCGGCCTGGTACCGCTATCGCCGCGAGGAGTAG
- a CDS encoding UxaA family hydrolase, translating into MSDENTQVLLLHPDDDVLVALTELPADTRLEAHGLTTRQAIPAGHKVARRDLALGRAVRKYGQVIGETTQAVGAGEQVHTHNLHFAQFDRDLAIGSEAKPTAYVDEAERATFQGYLRPDGRAATRNYLGVLATVNCSASVVRFIADAVGPELLARYPHVDGVVALGHGTGCGQSAASLGFEHLQRCLAGYARHPNFAGVLLVGLGCEVNQISSLMENMSLSDGPLLRTMNIQDAGGTAKTVSWGLEVLGEMLQAADQARRQTLPASHLMLGLECGGSDAYSGLTANPALGAAADLLVAHGGTAILSETPEIYGAEHLLTRRAVSREVGDKLAARIKWWEGYTALHGASLDNNPSPGNKAGGLTTILEKSLGAVAKGGTSNLVEVYEYARPVTAKGMVFMDTPGYDMPSITGMVAGGANLVCFTTGRGSVCGSKPAPSLKLATNSAMYQRMAEDMDVNCGLIAEGKASVEDMGRAIFELVLATASGRASKSEALGFGDQEFVPWQVGAML; encoded by the coding sequence ATGAGCGACGAAAATACCCAGGTATTGCTGCTGCACCCCGATGACGACGTGCTGGTGGCCTTGACCGAGCTGCCCGCGGACACCCGTCTGGAGGCTCACGGCCTGACCACCCGCCAGGCCATCCCCGCCGGGCACAAGGTGGCCCGCCGCGACCTGGCCCTTGGCCGGGCGGTGCGCAAGTACGGCCAGGTCATAGGGGAGACCACCCAAGCGGTGGGCGCCGGAGAGCAGGTGCACACCCACAACCTGCACTTCGCCCAGTTCGACCGCGACCTGGCCATCGGCTCCGAGGCCAAGCCCACGGCCTACGTGGACGAGGCGGAGAGGGCCACCTTCCAGGGCTACCTGCGCCCCGACGGCCGGGCGGCCACCCGCAACTACCTGGGGGTGCTGGCCACGGTGAACTGCTCGGCCTCGGTGGTCCGCTTCATCGCCGACGCGGTGGGGCCCGAGCTCTTGGCCCGCTACCCCCACGTGGACGGGGTGGTGGCCCTGGGCCACGGCACCGGCTGCGGCCAGTCCGCGGCCAGCCTGGGTTTCGAGCACCTGCAGCGCTGCCTGGCCGGTTACGCCCGTCACCCCAACTTCGCCGGGGTACTGCTGGTGGGCCTGGGCTGCGAGGTGAACCAAATCAGCTCGCTCATGGAGAACATGTCGCTCAGTGACGGACCACTGCTACGGACCATGAACATCCAGGACGCCGGGGGCACGGCCAAGACCGTGAGCTGGGGGCTGGAGGTGCTGGGGGAGATGCTGCAGGCGGCCGACCAGGCCCGGCGCCAGACCCTGCCGGCCAGTCACTTGATGTTGGGCCTGGAGTGCGGCGGCTCGGACGCCTACTCGGGCCTCACCGCCAACCCGGCCCTGGGCGCGGCGGCGGACCTGTTGGTGGCCCACGGCGGCACGGCGATCCTCAGCGAGACGCCCGAGATCTACGGGGCCGAGCATTTGCTCACCCGGCGGGCGGTGAGCCGCGAGGTGGGCGACAAGCTGGCCGCGCGCATCAAGTGGTGGGAGGGCTACACGGCCCTGCACGGGGCCAGCCTGGACAACAACCCCTCGCCGGGCAACAAGGCCGGGGGGCTCACCACCATCCTGGAGAAATCCCTGGGCGCGGTGGCCAAGGGCGGCACCAGCAACCTGGTGGAGGTGTACGAATACGCCAGGCCGGTCACGGCCAAGGGCATGGTGTTCATGGACACCCCCGGCTACGACATGCCCTCCATCACCGGCATGGTGGCCGGCGGGGCCAACCTGGTGTGCTTCACCACCGGCCGGGGCTCGGTGTGCGGCTCCAAGCCCGCCCCCAGCCTCAAGCTGGCCACCAACAGCGCCATGTATCAGCGCATGGCCGAGGACATGGACGTCAACTGCGGGCTCATCGCCGAGGGCAAGGCCTCGGTGGAGGATATGGGCCGGGCCATCTTCGAGCTGGTGCTGGCCACCGCCTCGGGCCGGGCCAGCAAGAGCGAGGCCCTGGGCTTCGGCGACCAGGAGTTCGTGCCCTGGCAGGTGGGGGCCATGCTGTGA